The Deltaproteobacteria bacterium genomic interval AATCGAGGGTGGAGGCGGCGCTCTGGTCGCCGCCCTGGTGGAAAGGTTTCTGGAATTGGGAGGAAGTCTCGAGTGCGAGTCCGACGTTTGCCGGTTCGAAGTCGACGGTATGTACGTCAAATCGGTCGAGACGAAGGAAGGGGGGCATTTTGAAGGCGACCTGTTTATTGCTACGCCCCACCCCAAGACCATTCTCGAAATCGCCGGCCCCCGGGCCTTCCGGCCCACGTTTCGAGATATGATCGAGGAATTTGATGATGCACCCGGCAGTTTTCTGGTGTTTCTGGAGCTGGGAACGGCTCCTACGTCCCTGAAGGATACCAACAACTTTCTTTATGGGAAGAACTGGGATGAAGGATTGTATTTCATTTCCCCTTCCACCATGGATCGAACGTTCAAAGGAAAACACATGCTCGAGATCCTGTCGTGGATGGATTTCGATCGAGTCGCCCGGTGGAAGGGTTCGAAACATGGAAAGCGCCCTCCGGAGTATCTGAAATTCAAGGCTGAAATGTCCGAAAAGATGGTTTCCAGAGTCCGCCGGGTCTGTCCGGAGATCGATGGGAACATCCTGAACATGGATGCGGCCACCCCTCTGACCAATCTCCACTACACCCGCAGCCACGGCGGAGCAGCCATGGGCGTCAGTCAGGGAGTGCACCAGCAGGGCATATTCCATATGCGGTCCAGGAACAAGATGCGAAATCTGTTTTTCGCGGGGCAGTCCGTAGGCACTCCCGGTATTATGGGCACGATCATCACCTCCTACGTCCTGTGTGATGAGATCCTGGGACGGGGCGCGTTGTGGAAGCGATTAACGCAAGGGATGGGGAAAGGCTCATGAGGATTCATCTGATCTATCCCAAGTGGCCCAAGATGCCGCATCAGACACCGTTTAATCTTCCTCCGCACGGCCCGGTATGTTTTGCAGCCGGCGTGCCGGACGACGTCGAGATCGTATTCACGGACGAAAACGTTCAGGAATTGGACATGAACATCGAGGCGGACCTGGTGTGCGTATCCGTCATGCTCACCTGCCAGGCGCCCCGAGGCTGGGAAATCGCGGACGAATACCGCGGAAAAGGTCATACCGTTGTTTTCGGCGGAATTGCCGCCTCACTGCATGCGGGAGAGACCGCAGCCCACGCGGATAGTGTTTTCCTGGGCGAAACGGAGGGTTTCTTCCCCGAAGTCATGGAGGACTTCAAGAAAGGACGGTTGCGCCCCGTATACCGGCCGGACCGATATCCTGATATGTCCACCCTGCCGCCCGCCGACCGCAGCATACTGAATCACGACCTTTATACCTACAAGGGGGTGCGCATGGTGGATCTGATTCACGCAAGCCGCGGGTGTCGGTTCAACTGCTATCCGTGTTGCGTGCCTGTGTTGGGTGGAAGAACGTTTCGTCCCCGGCCCCCTGAAAAAGTGGTAGAAGAGATGGCGCGGATTGAAAATGACCGTCTCTTTTTTGTGGACAACTCGCTGGCCCAGGATCGCGGATGGGTCCTCGATCTGTTCCGAGCCATCGCTCCGCTGAAGAAGTACTGGATTTGTCACCCGTTATTCAATACGGACCAAGTGGTGAAAGCAGCGGCGGAGGCCGGTTGCTGGTATGTGTACCAAGCCGTGTACGACCGGTCCGAAAAAACCCGGACTCGCATCCGGCGTCTGAAAGATCACGGTATCGGTGTCGAAGGCACGGTTCTGCTGGGTTTGGACGATCAAACGGAAGACGATATATACAGGATGGTGGATTTCCTTCTGGAGGCGGATCTGGATATGGCTGAGTTTACGGTGCTTACGCCGTTTCCCCACTCTCAGGCCTACGTTGATTTGGAGAAGCAGGGACGGATTCTGCACAAAGACTGGAAACGGTACACAGCCTCGGAGACGGTGTTTCAGCCCAAGCACATGAGTCCTCAACGATTGGACGAGTTACACCGGTATGCGTGGGAGACGTTCTACTCCAAAGAAAGCCGGCAGCAGAAGATGTTCAAGTTGTTTCTGAAACTCAAGAGAAAACAGAACGCCGGTTCCGCGGGACATCCGTAGTTTCCTAACCGTCCGGCGAAGGAGAGTGTAGTGGAAGTGATCACCACCCACAAAGCCACGGACTTTGACGCGCTGGCTTCTCTGGTCGCGGCCTCGATTATCTATCCGGAGGCGGTGGCGCTCCTGCCCAAAAACGTGAATCCGAACATCAAGGCATTTCTGTCCATTCATAAGGACCTTTTCGACCTCGAGACGGCAAACGATCTGAACTTGGAAGCCGTCTCACGGCTTATAGTTGTGGACGCCAATCGTTGGGATCGCCTCGAGGGAATCAACGGCCTCATGGGCAGGAATGACCTGGATATCCACATCTGGGACCACCACAAGGAAACCGGCGATATCGTCTCTTCCTGGTCGTGCGTTGAAGAGGTGGGCGCCGCGACCACGATCTTCGTGCAGCGCCTGGAAGAAGAGAAAAGGCTTCTCCTTTCCCCGATGCACGCCACGCTTTTCCTGGCCGGGATCTATGAAGACACCGGGAATTTGACGTTTCCCTCGACCACGGCTCAAGACGCCAAAGCCGT includes:
- a CDS encoding radical SAM protein, with translation MRIHLIYPKWPKMPHQTPFNLPPHGPVCFAAGVPDDVEIVFTDENVQELDMNIEADLVCVSVMLTCQAPRGWEIADEYRGKGHTVVFGGIAASLHAGETAAHADSVFLGETEGFFPEVMEDFKKGRLRPVYRPDRYPDMSTLPPADRSILNHDLYTYKGVRMVDLIHASRGCRFNCYPCCVPVLGGRTFRPRPPEKVVEEMARIENDRLFFVDNSLAQDRGWVLDLFRAIAPLKKYWICHPLFNTDQVVKAAAEAGCWYVYQAVYDRSEKTRTRIRRLKDHGIGVEGTVLLGLDDQTEDDIYRMVDFLLEADLDMAEFTVLTPFPHSQAYVDLEKQGRILHKDWKRYTASETVFQPKHMSPQRLDELHRYAWETFYSKESRQQKMFKLFLKLKRKQNAGSAGHP